GGCCCGCTCCTCCCAGTCCTCGAGTGCGGCCTCGATTTCGCCCTCGCGGGCGACGGCCAGTTCGTCCACCTCCTGAACAGTGACCATGTCGGCCGGCGCGACGGGAATGTCGTTGTCGAACAGCACCTGATCGGCGATATCGGAGAGGTTCCCGTTCCGGAGCACGATTTTCGGGTCGACATCGGCTAACTGCTGGGCGGTCGACCGGCCAGCGCCCGAGGCGTCCCGGAACATGACGATATCGTCCTCGACGAGGCCGAAGCGCTCGTCGGCGTCGGCGATGGCGTCCTTGGTGAACTGCTCGACCACTTTGACTGGTGTCAGCCCTTCCTGTTTCTCCGAGACATCGGCGAAGTTCGAGTGGTCGAGCTTCCACAGTGCCTTCAGCCGGTCGAGCTTGTCGGCCAGCGCCTCGCGTTTCTCCTCCTCTTCCTCGACTTTCCGCTCTAACGCCTCGTTGCGCCGCTGGAGCCGCGTCACCTCGCGGTCCTTCCGGACTTCACGCCGCCCCTCGCTACGGGCTTTCTCCAGCTGTTTGTCCTTCTCGGAGAGCTGGTCGTCCTTTCGCTGTATCGTCTCCTTGAGGTCGTCGACGTGTGACTCAAGCCGTTCGATGCGGGCGTTCAGCCGCTTTATTTCCTTCTCGTCGTCGGTAAGTTCCCGCGGCTGGTGGGCCGTGGTGTCCTCGTCCTCGCCGTCGTCGTCTTCGAGGTCCCGCAGCACCGTCTCGACACTCTCCTCGCCGGCAACGACGCGGTCGATGACCGGCCCCACGTCGTGCTGTGGCGGTACCTTGCCCGCAACGCGCTCGAACTGGTCGGCGTGGTGGTCGAAGGCGTAGAGGGCGGCGGCCATCGCATCACGCTCGTGGTCGTTGTCGTAGGTCTCCTCGCGGGTCCGGTGTTTCTTCTCGTCCACTGGGAGGTCGGTGTCCGGTTCCCAGCCTGCGGCATTGAACGAGCGCCGGAGTTTCTCGACGGTTTCCGGCATCGGCGTCACGTCGGCGGCGACGACGACCGGCCGCCCGCGCTCGATTATCCACTCCGTCGTCGCGGCGGCGTCGTCAGTGCGAGAAGAGTACACGTCTAACACGGTGCCATCGAGGGAGACGATGGCGACGGCCGTCGTCGTCCCGGGGTCGACGCCGACGACGACGTGGTCGCGCCGTTTCGCAAGCGGCTTGAACTCGATACCGTCCCGTCGTTCGCGCTCGATCTCGACCCGTGTGTCGCCCGAACGCGCTCTCGATACGGGGATATCCTGTGGCCGGGCCGACACCTGAAACACGGCGTTGGAGAAGCCGCCGTACTTCTCGGTCACGTCTCGCTCGTACTCCAGTCCGGCGGCGTCGAGTTCGGACTCGATTTCGCGTGCTCGCTTCCTGACCGCGCCGTGGATACGCCGGGTGTAGCGGTCCTCTGACCAGCCGCCCTTGCCCGTCGAGCGGCCGCGGGAGACTTTCACCTCGGTCGTGTCGGTGAACGCGGACACCTCCTGCCCGACGTTAGCGGCGGCCAGCCGGGCCGCAGCCTCGGCCTCCTCCATCGGGTCCTTGCCGTAGGGGACGCCGTGGCGCTTAGCGACTCGCGACAGCGGTTCGGGCCGCTCGTCGCCGGTCACCTGCACCAGTTTCGTTTCGTCGGGGAGCGAGCCGAGAACGTGAATCAGGGCGTCCTTGTCCGCAGCGAGTTCGTACATGTTGTCCGTCGCGACGATGGCCGGCTCCTCCTGTTCGATACGCCGGCGGAGCTTCCGTCGCGAGACCACGTCTCGCTCGACTGATTCCCCGTCGAAGACCACCAGCGCGTACGAGGGCGCGTCACCGCGCACGTCGCCGCTCTGGATGTCGACCCCGAAGACGACCGCGTCGAGCGCTGCCGTGCGGTTCACGAACCATGGTAGGCGACGGTCGACTATAAATCCGTTCCGGGGGACTCGAAGCGGCCTCCGACACCCAACCGTAACGTTTCTTAGTCACACATATCAACTGGGCTGCATGATTGCACAACAGCACCACACTGGGTGCACCACGGGGGTCGGTCAGGATGGCCTCTGAGAAAGAGAAAATGCTCGCGGGCGAGCGCTACGACGCGAGCGATCCGGAACTCGTCGCCGGCCGCGAGCGTGCGAACGAACTCACCCGAGAGTACAACCGCACCGACCCGTCGGAGGCTGACACCAGACGGGCGCTCATCGAGGACCTGTTCGGCTCGGTCGGTGGGGACTGCCACGTCGAACCCCCGTTTCGGTGTGACTACGGCGACAACATCCACGTCGGCGATGGGTTCTACGCGAACTTCGACTGCGTCGTGCTGGACGTCTGTCGGGTCGATATCGGCGACGACTGCCTGCTCGGGCCGGGCGTCCACATCTACACCGCAACGCACCCGCTCGATCCGGACGAACGACGCAGCGGCGCCGAGTACGGAAAGCCGGTGACTGTCGGTGATAACGTCTGGATCGGCGGGCAGGCAGTCATCAATCCGGGCGTTACCATCGGCGATGACGCCATCGTCGGGTCCGGCGCGGTCGTCACCGACGACGTTCCCGCCGGCGTCGTCGTTCAGGGCAACCCCGCATCGGTCGTGCGAGACATCGAGGACTGACGGCCCCGTGCAGCAGCCACAGCTGAATGGATGTGACCCGTCGCGGGGTTCTTCGCGCTGTGGCACGTCCCCCCTGTATGGACACGACAACGGAACACGGCGTTCGAACGGTCGAAACACGGAGCGAACTCGACGACGTGGTGGCGACGGCCGACCGCGTACTGGCGATGGTCCGGACGACCGGCTGCACCATCTGCAAGTCGATGGAGCCGATACTCGACATTGCCGCGAAGGCCACCGACGCTACGGTGGTCGTTTTCAATCCGAAACGCGACCTCGACGCCGTTGCGGCGTTCGATGTCCGGAGCGTCCCGACGTTCCTGCTGTTCGCCGACGGCGAGCTTATCGACCGCCGTGCCGACGGGTTCGTCCCGGCCGAGGAGCTTATCGAGTTCATCGAGAGCGGGTCGGAATCGGGTGTGTGAGCTGGGCCGCATTGTCACACTGAGACAACACTTATACCCCCGCTTGTCGAAGCGCTCCCTTGATGGCCCTCCAAATCGGCTCCGCCCTCGAAGAGGCGGGGTATCGGCTGTTCAGTCGTACCGGCGCGATACTGTTCGGGGCGTTTCTCGCCCTGATGTGTGGCATTCAGGCACTGTCTAACACGATTCTAGCGATTACCTACGCAAGGCTGGGGTACGGTGAGCTCGCCTCGATGATACCACTCACTCTCGACATCTCGCTCAACGTCGCCGGTGCTGGTATCGCCGTCAGCTCCGTGGTTTCACTGTATCTCACCATCGTCAGCTTCCGGACGTTCGTCGGCGACGCACGCGACAGCTTCCCTGCCGGCGCGTTTACGCGGAACGTGCCGCTGGCGATGGTGAACGTGATCGTCGGCGGCATCGTCTACGGCCTGCTGGTGTTCATCGGGTCGGTCTTGCTCCTCATCCCCGGCATCTTCGCGTACGTCGCGTTCATCTTCATGATGCCCTATATCGTCGCCGAAGACCGGAACTTCGTCGCGGCGCTCAAGCAGAGCTACCGGCTCACTGAGGGAGACCGGGTTGGGATGTTCGTCCTGCTGTGCATCGTCGTTGCTGTCGGGACGCTTCTCGGCGGTATCGTTGGGTTTGTGGGCTCGCTGGCGCTCCCGGGCCCGGCCTCTCTGTTGCCGACCGTCGTCATCCAACCGCTGATATCGCTGTACAGCACCGCGGTTATCGCGGTCGCGTTCGAGCAACTCCGTGAGCGTGACGGGACGCCGCCGTCTGCCCTGAGCGAGGACGACACGTCGATGGCCGCTCTCTGACTGGCGCTGCTGGCTGCTGTCGTCCCAACCAGAGACTGCTACCGGACCGTGACTGTCTTATCCATCCAGTTTCCTATCGGGAGCAATGCGACGGCATCGGGTCGGAACGAGTCTGTACGCCGGTGTGCTGTTTGTCGTCCTCGGCGTTCTCGCGTGGGCGACTGGCCAGCCGTTCATCTTCCCGAGTCTCGGTCCCTCGGCGTTCATCCTCGCGTTCGAGCGGGAGAGCAACCGGACACAGCTGACCAGCGTCGTCGTGAGCCATCTCATCGGCGGCGTCGCAGGGCTGCTCGCGTACACCTTGCTCGCAAGCGGCGTCTCCCTCGTTGCGGACCCGGCCGCGTTCTCGACGGCCGGCCTCCGCCTCGTCGCGAGTGCGACGCTCTCAATTGTCGCCACGAGCTGGGGGATGATCGCCACCGACACGATTCATGCCCCGGCCTGTGCCACGACACTCATCGTTTCGCTGGGGCTGCTCTCGACGCCGCTGCAGGTCACAACCATTGTCCTCGGCGTGGGTGTCCTCGTTGCGTTCCACGCACTTGTGCTCTCTGTGTATCACCGAGCTATCGGTTCGTCCCGGCCGGGAGTCGTCGATGGCTAACGGTCTCTACTGTGGCTCACTCGTCCGGTAGTTGGACGGTCAGCACCGGCACCGGCGATTCGCGAACGACTGTTTCCGCGACGCTCCCGATGAGATAGTGGTCCAGTCCGGTCCGGCCGTGGGTCCCCATCACGACGAGGTCCGCTGGAATCTCCGTGACCGCGTCGACGATTTCGGTCTTCGGGACGCCCTCTCGCTGCGTGGTTTCGACCGAGACGTCGTCGGGTAGCTCGGCGACAGTCGTTTCAATGGCCGCCCCAGCACGCTCGCGCTCTGCCTCGACCCACGCGTCGGCCGAGAGGCCGCTAGACGGGCTCTCGAACCGGTTGCGGCTGTCGACGACTGAGAGTACGTGGACTGTCGCGTCGAACCGCCCTGCAATCGCTCCGGCGTGTCTTGCGGCCGCGCCGATACCGTCGCTGCCGTCGGTTGGGAGGAGAATGGTGTCGTACATCGGTTTAGACACCACCCGTCGCCATCAGGAACAGCGCGACGGCGATGACTGCGAACAGCCCGCCGACGAACTTCTTGATGGTCCCGGTATCCAGTGCGGTCGAGACGTACGGTGCAATCTGGCCGCCGGTGACGGTCGCGGGCACGGTCCAGATGACCATGTTCCACGGTGTCGATGCGAGGTCGATTGAGTGCGCGCCCGGAACGAGGCCGCCGCCGAAGACGTGGACCAGCGAGGCGAGGACCGCCGTCAGCGCTACCACGATGTGGTTCGTGCCGATGGCGACCCGGACCGGGACGTCGGTTCGGAGCATCGAGATGATGCCCAGTTCGCCGACACCGAAGCCGGCCAGTCCTTGGAAGACGCCGCCGATACTGTAGTTCGCGAAGCGTTCGAGATAGCCGCCGCGCGTGTAGCCGTAGTCGTTGCCGTCGCGGTCGACGCGCGTCACCGTT
The Haloarcula sp. CBA1129 genome window above contains:
- a CDS encoding universal stress protein; this translates as MYDTILLPTDGSDGIGAAARHAGAIAGRFDATVHVLSVVDSRNRFESPSSGLSADAWVEAERERAGAAIETTVAELPDDVSVETTQREGVPKTEIVDAVTEIPADLVVMGTHGRTGLDHYLIGSVAETVVRESPVPVLTVQLPDE
- a CDS encoding thioredoxin family protein; its protein translation is MDTTTEHGVRTVETRSELDDVVATADRVLAMVRTTGCTICKSMEPILDIAAKATDATVVVFNPKRDLDAVAAFDVRSVPTFLLFADGELIDRRADGFVPAEELIEFIESGSESGV
- a CDS encoding HPP family protein → MRRHRVGTSLYAGVLFVVLGVLAWATGQPFIFPSLGPSAFILAFERESNRTQLTSVVVSHLIGGVAGLLAYTLLASGVSLVADPAAFSTAGLRLVASATLSIVATSWGMIATDTIHAPACATTLIVSLGLLSTPLQVTTIVLGVGVLVAFHALVLSVYHRAIGSSRPGVVDG
- a CDS encoding DUF460 domain-containing protein, whose protein sequence is MNRTAALDAVVFGVDIQSGDVRGDAPSYALVVFDGESVERDVVSRRKLRRRIEQEEPAIVATDNMYELAADKDALIHVLGSLPDETKLVQVTGDERPEPLSRVAKRHGVPYGKDPMEEAEAAARLAAANVGQEVSAFTDTTEVKVSRGRSTGKGGWSEDRYTRRIHGAVRKRAREIESELDAAGLEYERDVTEKYGGFSNAVFQVSARPQDIPVSRARSGDTRVEIERERRDGIEFKPLAKRRDHVVVGVDPGTTTAVAIVSLDGTVLDVYSSRTDDAAATTEWIIERGRPVVVAADVTPMPETVEKLRRSFNAAGWEPDTDLPVDEKKHRTREETYDNDHERDAMAAALYAFDHHADQFERVAGKVPPQHDVGPVIDRVVAGEESVETVLRDLEDDDGEDEDTTAHQPRELTDDEKEIKRLNARIERLESHVDDLKETIQRKDDQLSEKDKQLEKARSEGRREVRKDREVTRLQRRNEALERKVEEEEEKREALADKLDRLKALWKLDHSNFADVSEKQEGLTPVKVVEQFTKDAIADADERFGLVEDDIVMFRDASGAGRSTAQQLADVDPKIVLRNGNLSDIADQVLFDNDIPVAPADMVTVQEVDELAVAREGEIEAALEDWEERAADRRKEQNAEMVDQIISEHRADRPTSEN
- a CDS encoding sugar O-acetyltransferase, with product MASEKEKMLAGERYDASDPELVAGRERANELTREYNRTDPSEADTRRALIEDLFGSVGGDCHVEPPFRCDYGDNIHVGDGFYANFDCVVLDVCRVDIGDDCLLGPGVHIYTATHPLDPDERRSGAEYGKPVTVGDNVWIGGQAVINPGVTIGDDAIVGSGAVVTDDVPAGVVVQGNPASVVRDIED